CGGAGCTGTCGACGGCCAGGACTTCTTCGGCGTGTTGCGACGCGGCCAGCGCGAAGCCCCCCTGGTAGGAAAAAAGGTCGAGCACGCGACCGCGCGCGTACCGGGCGGCGGCCAGGTGATTCTCCGCCTGGTCCAGAAAAAGCCCCGTCTTTTGACCCTCGAGGGGATCGACGGAAAAAGCGAAGCCCCCCTCCTGGATCAAGACGGGAAGGGGGAGATTTCCCGCCACGATCCCCTTTTGCCGCACCAGCCCTTCCAGGTCTCTGACCGGCGGATCGTTCCTCTCCACGATGGCGGCCGGCTGGAGGAGTTTTTGAAAGAGATCGACGAACGTCTCTTTGAACCGGTCGGCGCCCGCGGAGAGGGTCTGAAAGACCAGCACGTCTCCGTAACGGTCGAGGATGACGGAGGGCATGCCGTCCGACTCCCCGTGGATCAGCCGGACTCCGCCGTTCGGTGGCGGCGAACCCCGCCGGGCGATGGAGGCCGCGATCCGTTTGCTCCAGAACTCCCCGTCCAGGGGTTCACGGGACCGGCTCACCATCCGAAGGGTGATTTGGGAGCGCGGGTTGCAAAAGGCCTGCCCCAGGAACTTTTCCCCGGGCCCCAGGACCGAGACCACGGACCCGGGTTCGGGCAGGGGGTCTTTCAGGACCACGTCCGACCGGAAGACCCAGGGGTGCCCGGCGCGGACCCTTTGAAAACCCTTTTGATTAATAAGGACTTGGGGCATGGATTGTGGGGTCCTTCCGTAAGCGACTGCGTCCGAAAGATCAAGGATTACATAAAACCTAATACTTTCCTTGACTTAGCAAGGTCCTATGTTACCTTTTTACGGGGACCCCATGCCAGCCAAGCGCAAAATCATACTCGGAAGCCGGGGCAGTCGTCTGGCCTTATGGCAAGCCAATCACGTCAAGAAGCTCCTGGAGGACGAGTACCGGGACCTTTCGGTCACGATCAAGGTGATCAAGACCACCGGCG
This is a stretch of genomic DNA from bacterium. It encodes these proteins:
- a CDS encoding class I SAM-dependent rRNA methyltransferase, producing MPQVLINQKGFQRVRAGHPWVFRSDVVLKDPLPEPGSVVSVLGPGEKFLGQAFCNPRSQITLRMVSRSREPLDGEFWSKRIAASIARRGSPPPNGGVRLIHGESDGMPSVILDRYGDVLVFQTLSAGADRFKETFVDLFQKLLQPAAIVERNDPPVRDLEGLVRQKGIVAGNLPLPVLIQEGGFAFSVDPLEGQKTGLFLDQAENHLAAARYARGRVLDLFSYQGGFALAASQHAEEVLAVDSSAPALAALQDNLSRNGVKNVTSWEANGFDFLRECDERGEKFDAVLLDPPPFVRDRRNVGGAVRGYKEINLRAMKILKPGGVLVTCSCSQNFTPEMFEDTLREASRDTRREVQILERRGAAPDHPVLLTFPESNYLQCWILRIL